In a single window of the Streptomyces sp. HUAS ZL42 genome:
- the treS gene encoding maltose alpha-D-glucosyltransferase, with protein sequence MIVNEPVPDTFEDTPAKDRDPEWFKRAVFYEVLVRSFQDSNGDGVGDLKGITAKLDYLQWLGVDCLWLPPFFKSPLRDGGYDVSDYTSVLPEFGDLADFVEFVDAAHQRGMRVIIDFVMNHTSDQHPWFQESRKDPDGPYGDYYMWADDDKQYADARIIFVDTEVSNWTFDPVRKQYFFHRFFSHQPDLNYENPAVQEEMISALRFWLDLGIDGFRLDAVPYLYAEEGTNCENLPATHEFLKRVRKEIDAHYPDTVLLAEANQWPEDVVDYFGDYQAGGDECHMAFHFPVMPRIFMAVRRESRYPVSEILAKTPAIPSNCQWGIFLRNHDELTLEMVTDEERDYMYAEYAKDPRMRANIGIRRRLAPLLDNDRNQIELFTALLLSLPGSPILYYGDEIGMGDNIWLGDRDAVRTPMQWTPDRNAGFSSSDPGRLFLPTIMDPVYGYQVTNVEASMSSPSSLLHWTRRMIEIRKQNPAFGLGSYTELQSSNPAVIAFLREYEDDLVLCVHNFSRFAQPTELDLRRFNGRHPVELFGGVRFPAIGELPYLLTLAGHGFYWFRLRKDAA encoded by the coding sequence ATGATCGTCAATGAGCCCGTTCCGGACACTTTCGAGGACACACCGGCCAAGGACCGGGACCCGGAGTGGTTCAAGCGCGCCGTCTTCTACGAGGTCCTCGTCCGCTCCTTCCAGGACAGCAACGGGGACGGCGTCGGCGACCTCAAGGGCATCACCGCCAAACTCGACTACCTGCAGTGGCTCGGTGTCGACTGTCTGTGGCTGCCGCCCTTCTTCAAGTCGCCCCTGCGCGACGGCGGCTACGACGTCTCCGACTACACCTCCGTGCTGCCCGAGTTCGGCGACCTTGCCGACTTCGTCGAGTTCGTCGACGCCGCCCACCAGCGCGGCATGCGCGTGATCATCGACTTCGTCATGAACCACACCAGCGACCAGCACCCGTGGTTCCAGGAGTCTCGCAAGGACCCCGACGGCCCCTACGGCGACTACTACATGTGGGCCGACGACGACAAACAGTACGCCGACGCCCGCATCATCTTCGTCGACACGGAAGTCTCCAACTGGACCTTCGATCCCGTGCGCAAGCAGTACTTCTTTCACCGCTTCTTCTCCCACCAGCCGGACCTGAACTACGAGAACCCGGCCGTGCAGGAAGAGATGATCTCCGCGCTCCGCTTCTGGCTGGACCTGGGCATCGACGGATTCCGCCTGGACGCCGTGCCCTACCTGTACGCCGAGGAGGGCACGAACTGCGAGAACCTCCCCGCGACCCACGAGTTCCTCAAACGGGTGCGGAAGGAGATCGACGCCCACTACCCGGACACGGTGCTGCTGGCCGAGGCGAACCAGTGGCCCGAGGACGTGGTCGACTACTTCGGCGACTACCAGGCCGGCGGCGACGAATGCCACATGGCCTTCCACTTCCCCGTCATGCCCCGCATCTTCATGGCCGTGCGCAGGGAATCCCGCTACCCGGTCTCCGAGATCCTCGCCAAGACCCCCGCGATCCCCTCCAACTGCCAGTGGGGCATCTTCCTGCGCAACCACGACGAGCTCACCCTCGAAATGGTCACCGACGAAGAACGCGACTACATGTACGCGGAGTACGCCAAGGACCCGCGCATGCGCGCCAACATCGGCATCCGCCGCCGCCTGGCCCCCCTGCTCGACAACGACCGCAACCAGATCGAACTCTTCACCGCCCTGCTGCTGTCCCTGCCCGGATCACCGATCCTGTACTACGGCGACGAGATCGGCATGGGCGACAACATCTGGCTCGGCGACCGCGACGCCGTCCGCACCCCCATGCAGTGGACACCGGACCGCAACGCAGGTTTTTCCTCCAGTGACCCCGGCCGGCTCTTCCTGCCGACCATCATGGACCCGGTCTACGGCTACCAGGTCACCAACGTCGAGGCGTCCATGTCGTCGCCCTCGTCGCTGCTGCACTGGACCCGCCGCATGATCGAGATCCGCAAGCAGAACCCCGCCTTCGGACTCGGCTCCTACACCGAACTGCAGTCCTCCAACCCGGCCGTGATCGCCTTCCTGCGCGAGTACGAGGACGACCTCGTCCTGTGCGTGCACAACTTCTCCCGCTTCGCCCAGCCCACCGAACTGGACCTGCGCAGGTTCAACGGACGCCACCCCGTCGAGCTGTTCGGCGGGGTCCGTTTCCCCGCCATCGGGGAGCTGCCGTACCTGCTGACCCTGGCGGGACACGGCTTCTACTGGTTCCGGCTCCGGAAGGACGCGGCCTAG
- a CDS encoding maltokinase — protein MAETVTRSSTTSPGLLASLDPLLREWLPRQRWFAGKGRPVTGFSLVAATELLPADARLGLYHLLVRVHQPSAPGGSSHPGDCYQLLIGAREALPPRLAPALIGHVEDGPLAGRTVYEALYDTRPAELLLEALRSQTRIGGLYFERDRNQEIRAGLVPRMMSAEQSNSSVVYGDTFILKLLRRIVPGINPDLELPLALAHEGCARVPAPAAWIRADFDGATEASYVLGVLQPFVQGAADGWELALRELAKGEDFAAEARALGRATAEVHTALARALPTVTLGHAQLQPLVDGMIERLDAAAQAVPTLRPHVPGLHSAFAALADLAAEGHTWTAQRIHGDLHLGQCLRAPDGEWSLIDFEGEPAKPLAERRMPQPTVRDVAGMLRSFDYAAHSADPPAPDWAQACRAAYCSGYAEVSGVDPRTDPVLLRAYETDKAIYEVVYEARHRPDWLPVPMAAIERYATPDLT, from the coding sequence ATGGCGGAAACTGTCACACGTTCCAGCACGACAAGTCCTGGCCTGCTCGCGTCACTGGACCCGCTGCTGCGGGAGTGGCTGCCGCGGCAGCGCTGGTTCGCGGGCAAGGGGCGGCCGGTCACCGGTTTCTCCCTGGTGGCGGCCACGGAGCTGCTGCCCGCCGATGCCCGGCTCGGTCTGTACCACCTGCTGGTCCGCGTCCATCAGCCAAGCGCCCCGGGGGGCTCCTCCCACCCCGGGGACTGCTATCAGCTCCTGATAGGCGCGCGCGAGGCGCTGCCGCCCCGGCTGGCGCCCGCGCTGATCGGACACGTGGAGGACGGGCCGCTCGCCGGGAGGACGGTGTACGAGGCCCTGTACGACACCCGGCCCGCCGAACTGCTCCTGGAGGCCCTGCGCAGCCAGACCCGGATCGGCGGGCTGTACTTCGAGCGGGACCGCAACCAGGAGATCCGGGCCGGGCTGGTCCCGCGCATGATGTCCGCCGAGCAGTCGAATTCGTCGGTCGTCTACGGAGATACGTTCATTCTGAAGCTGTTGCGCCGGATCGTGCCCGGGATCAATCCCGACCTGGAACTGCCGCTGGCCCTGGCGCACGAGGGCTGTGCGCGGGTGCCCGCGCCTGCGGCATGGATACGGGCGGACTTCGACGGGGCCACGGAGGCGTCGTACGTCCTGGGTGTGCTCCAGCCCTTCGTGCAGGGCGCGGCGGACGGCTGGGAGCTGGCGCTGCGCGAGCTGGCCAAGGGCGAGGACTTCGCCGCCGAGGCGCGGGCGCTGGGGCGCGCCACCGCCGAGGTGCACACGGCCCTCGCCCGTGCGCTGCCCACGGTCACCCTGGGGCACGCCCAGTTGCAGCCGCTGGTCGACGGCATGATCGAGCGGCTCGACGCGGCCGCACAGGCCGTGCCGACGCTGCGCCCCCACGTGCCGGGGCTGCACTCCGCCTTCGCGGCGCTGGCCGACCTGGCCGCCGAGGGGCACACCTGGACCGCCCAGCGCATCCACGGCGACCTGCACCTCGGGCAGTGCCTGCGGGCTCCCGACGGGGAGTGGTCCCTGATCGACTTCGAGGGCGAGCCCGCCAAGCCGCTGGCCGAGCGGCGGATGCCGCAGCCGACGGTGCGGGACGTCGCGGGGATGCTGCGCTCCTTCGACTACGCGGCCCACTCCGCGGACCCGCCGGCGCCGGACTGGGCACAGGCGTGCCGGGCGGCGTACTGCTCCGGGTACGCCGAGGTCAGCGGCGTCGATCCGCGGACCGACCCCGTGCTGCTGCGGGCGTACGAGACGGACAAAGCGATCTACGAGGTCGTCTACGAGGCCCGCCACCGTCCCGACTGGCTGCCGGTGCCCATGGCCGCGATCGAGCGGTACGCCACACCCGACCTGACCTGA
- the glgB gene encoding 1,4-alpha-glucan branching enzyme, protein MTPRPPSSGPDPKKTAEENSAERPTAAKKKSAAKKSAARKTPAEKAAVKKTPAKKAAPPEKTESAKKTASAKKTASAKKAVAKKATAQKAATAAKKATPKKDSPKKAAAKKTAPEKAAPLVVAVSPALDAGDRERLLDGTHHDPHSVLGARPAPGGVVFRAFRPYALSVTVVAGNLRADLHDDGDGFFSGLLPLNDVPEYRLLVTYEGTVQDTEDAYRFLPALGDLDLHLIGEGRHEQLWRALGAEPMTHQGVTGTRFTVWAPNARGVRLAGTFNFWDGTGYPMRSLGGSGVWELFVPGIGEGELYKFEITRPDGSKTLRADPLARRTQAPPDTASIVHASHHEWSDGAWLARRADTPVHESPFSVYEVHLASWRPGLTYRQLAEQLPAYVKDLGFTHVELMPVAEHPFGGSWGYQVTGFYAPTARLGTPDDFKYLVDALHRAGIGVLMDWVPAHFPRDDWALAEFDGRPLYEHEDPLRSAHPDWGTLEFDFGRREVRNFLVANAVYWCEEFHIDGLRVDAVASMLYLDYSREPGQWIPNVHGGRENLDAVAFLQEMNATVYRRVPGVITVAEESTAWDGVTRATHHQGPSGFGGLGFGLKWNMGWMHDSLEYVSHEPVHRKYHHHEMTFSMVYAYSENYVLPISHDEVVHGKRSLVSKMPGDWWQQRANHRAYLGFMWAHPGKQLLFMGQEFAQGAEWSEAHGPDWWLLDPAYGAEADHRGVRDLVRDLNTVYRATPALWQCDATPDGFQWVVGDAADDNVFAFLRFDAEGTPLLAVSNFSPVVRQDYRLGVPDDIPAWHEVLNTDTARYGGGDVTNPDPVKPEPQPWHGRPASIRLTLPPLSTVWLRPA, encoded by the coding sequence GTGACCCCCCGCCCACCGTCCAGCGGCCCGGATCCGAAGAAGACGGCCGAGGAGAACAGCGCCGAGCGGCCGACGGCCGCGAAGAAGAAGAGCGCCGCGAAGAAGTCGGCGGCCAGGAAGACGCCGGCCGAAAAGGCAGCGGTGAAGAAGACCCCTGCCAAGAAGGCGGCACCGCCCGAGAAGACCGAGTCGGCCAAGAAGACCGCATCGGCCAAGAAAACGGCGTCGGCGAAGAAGGCGGTTGCCAAGAAGGCGACGGCACAGAAAGCGGCCACCGCTGCGAAGAAAGCCACGCCGAAGAAGGACTCCCCCAAGAAGGCCGCCGCGAAGAAGACCGCTCCCGAGAAGGCGGCGCCACTGGTCGTAGCCGTCTCCCCCGCGCTCGACGCCGGTGACCGCGAGCGGCTGCTCGACGGCACTCATCACGACCCGCACTCGGTGCTCGGCGCCCGTCCCGCACCGGGCGGGGTCGTCTTCCGGGCCTTCCGCCCGTACGCGCTGTCCGTCACGGTCGTGGCCGGGAATCTGCGGGCCGATCTGCACGACGACGGGGACGGGTTCTTCTCCGGGCTCCTCCCGCTGAACGACGTCCCGGAGTACCGGCTCCTCGTGACCTACGAGGGGACGGTGCAGGACACCGAGGACGCGTACCGTTTCCTGCCCGCGCTGGGCGATCTGGACCTGCATCTGATCGGCGAGGGCCGGCACGAGCAGCTGTGGCGGGCGCTGGGCGCGGAGCCCATGACGCACCAGGGTGTGACGGGCACCCGCTTCACCGTGTGGGCGCCCAACGCTCGGGGCGTGCGCCTGGCCGGCACGTTCAATTTCTGGGACGGCACCGGGTACCCGATGCGTTCGCTCGGCGGCTCGGGTGTCTGGGAGCTGTTCGTGCCGGGCATCGGCGAGGGCGAGCTGTACAAGTTCGAGATCACCCGCCCCGACGGCTCGAAGACCCTGCGCGCCGACCCGCTGGCCCGCCGCACCCAGGCCCCGCCCGACACGGCCTCGATCGTGCACGCCTCGCACCACGAGTGGAGCGACGGGGCGTGGCTGGCGCGGCGGGCCGACACGCCCGTGCACGAGTCGCCGTTCTCCGTCTACGAGGTCCATCTCGCGTCCTGGCGACCTGGACTGACGTACCGTCAACTCGCCGAACAGCTGCCGGCCTATGTCAAGGACCTGGGCTTCACGCACGTGGAGCTGATGCCGGTCGCCGAGCATCCCTTCGGCGGCTCCTGGGGCTACCAGGTCACCGGTTTCTACGCGCCGACGGCCCGCCTCGGCACCCCCGACGACTTCAAGTACCTGGTCGACGCCCTGCACCGGGCCGGCATCGGCGTCCTCATGGACTGGGTCCCGGCGCACTTCCCGCGCGACGACTGGGCACTGGCCGAGTTCGACGGCCGCCCCCTGTACGAGCACGAGGACCCGCTGCGCTCCGCCCACCCCGACTGGGGCACCCTCGAGTTCGACTTCGGGCGGCGCGAGGTGCGCAACTTCCTGGTCGCCAACGCGGTGTACTGGTGCGAAGAGTTCCACATCGACGGCCTGCGCGTGGACGCCGTCGCCTCCATGCTCTACCTCGACTACTCCCGTGAGCCGGGGCAGTGGATCCCGAACGTGCACGGCGGCCGGGAGAACCTGGACGCGGTGGCGTTCCTGCAGGAGATGAACGCGACCGTGTACCGGCGGGTGCCGGGTGTGATCACCGTCGCCGAGGAGTCCACGGCGTGGGACGGCGTCACGCGGGCCACGCACCACCAGGGACCGAGCGGCTTCGGCGGCCTCGGGTTCGGGCTGAAGTGGAACATGGGCTGGATGCACGACTCGCTCGAGTACGTGAGCCACGAGCCGGTCCACCGCAAGTACCACCACCACGAGATGACCTTCTCGATGGTCTACGCCTACAGCGAGAACTACGTCCTGCCCATCTCCCACGACGAGGTCGTCCACGGCAAGCGCTCGCTGGTGTCGAAGATGCCGGGCGACTGGTGGCAGCAGCGCGCCAACCACCGCGCCTACCTCGGATTCATGTGGGCCCACCCCGGCAAACAGCTGCTGTTCATGGGCCAGGAGTTCGCCCAGGGCGCCGAATGGTCCGAGGCGCACGGCCCCGACTGGTGGCTCCTCGACCCCGCCTACGGCGCCGAGGCCGACCACCGGGGGGTCAGAGACCTCGTCCGCGACCTCAACACCGTCTACCGCGCGACTCCGGCCCTGTGGCAGTGCGACGCCACGCCCGACGGCTTCCAGTGGGTGGTCGGGGACGCGGCCGACGACAACGTCTTCGCGTTCCTGCGCTTCGACGCGGAAGGCACGCCCCTGCTGGCCGTGTCCAACTTCTCCCCCGTCGTCCGGCAGGACTACCGCCTGGGTGTCCCCGACGACATCCCGGCCTGGCACGAAGTCCTCAACACCGACACGGCACGCTACGGCGGCGGCGACGTCACGAACCCCGACCCGGTCAAACCGGAGCCCCAGCCCTGGCACGGCCGCCCGGCAAGCATCCGCCTGACGCTGCCGCCGTTGTCAACGGTGTGGCTGCGGCCGGCGTAG
- a CDS encoding cytochrome — protein sequence MEAHPYATAPADSPTLESLPVEPLLTAEFDADPGAVYERLRRTYGPVAPVGLMGVPVWLVLGYREVLEVLRNESQWRRDIRYWRARAQGQLPPDWPLLAGYEVRQMMFMDEEEHGAARRTHRSALGPFQAARSQEGWELRAAVERYADELVALLASESGSAGYADLGAQYTRPLLLMVTAKLFGCPVELGDELVMDLWRMLDGGPDSGPATARALAAFTRLAAHRRARPGDDFTSYMLLADPDYTDEQLGRELFMNAVYLNDITGNMVLNTLLEVLRGNVTVRRSLSAGQLGETVNRAALANPPVANMCFRFAARDVRLGDFWVRAGDLVSPSAAAAHRELQAVGSSHMIGAAVSTRAHLGWGAGPHQCPSAARELGGLIVSTAVGRVFDHFTKAELTLPADQLPWRSGPVVRGLRVLPVRYELAAGAPSLGRSHPTRSALEAQGTDGQARGLLAALRRLMFGGR from the coding sequence ATGGAAGCCCACCCCTACGCCACCGCACCGGCCGACAGCCCCACGCTCGAGTCGCTGCCCGTGGAACCGCTGCTCACCGCGGAGTTCGATGCCGACCCGGGCGCCGTGTACGAGCGGCTGCGGCGGACCTACGGTCCGGTGGCGCCCGTCGGTCTGATGGGCGTGCCGGTGTGGCTGGTTCTCGGTTACCGCGAGGTCCTGGAGGTCCTCAGGAACGAGAGTCAGTGGCGGCGGGACATCCGTTACTGGCGGGCCCGCGCGCAGGGGCAACTGCCGCCCGACTGGCCGCTGCTCGCCGGCTACGAGGTGCGGCAGATGATGTTCATGGACGAGGAGGAACACGGGGCGGCACGCCGCACGCACCGCTCGGCGCTCGGCCCCTTCCAGGCCGCCCGCAGCCAGGAGGGGTGGGAGCTGCGGGCCGCCGTGGAGCGGTACGCGGACGAACTGGTCGCCCTGCTCGCCTCGGAGTCGGGCTCGGCCGGCTACGCCGACCTGGGCGCGCAGTACACGCGGCCGCTGCTGCTGATGGTCACCGCCAAGCTGTTCGGCTGCCCTGTGGAGCTCGGCGACGAACTGGTCATGGACCTGTGGCGGATGCTGGACGGCGGACCCGACTCGGGCCCCGCCACCGCCCGGGCCCTGGCCGCGTTCACCCGGCTGGCCGCGCACCGCAGGGCCCGCCCCGGAGACGACTTCACGTCCTACATGCTGCTCGCCGACCCGGACTACACGGACGAACAGCTCGGCCGGGAGCTGTTCATGAACGCCGTCTACCTCAACGACATCACCGGGAACATGGTCCTCAACACCCTGCTCGAGGTGCTGCGCGGCAACGTCACCGTCCGCCGCAGCCTGTCCGCCGGGCAGCTCGGCGAAACCGTCAACCGGGCGGCGCTCGCCAACCCGCCGGTCGCCAACATGTGCTTCCGCTTCGCCGCGCGGGACGTCCGGCTGGGCGACTTCTGGGTCCGGGCAGGCGACCTCGTCTCGCCGTCCGCGGCGGCAGCGCACCGGGAACTGCAGGCCGTCGGCTCCTCCCACATGATCGGTGCGGCGGTCAGCACCCGGGCCCATCTGGGGTGGGGTGCGGGTCCGCACCAGTGCCCCAGCGCGGCGCGCGAACTGGGGGGACTGATCGTGAGCACGGCGGTGGGGCGTGTCTTCGACCACTTCACCAAGGCCGAACTGACCCTTCCTGCCGATCAGTTGCCGTGGCGGTCGGGGCCGGTTGTGCGGGGACTGCGGGTGCTGCCGGTGCGGTACGAACTGGCGGCGGGTGCACCGTCGCTCGGCCGGTCGCATCCGACGCGGTCGGCTTTGGAGGCGCAGGGCACCGACGGGCAGGCGAGGGGGCTGCTGGCGGCGCTGCGGAGGCTGATGTTCGGGGGTCGCTGA
- a CDS encoding UvrD-helicase domain-containing protein, with protein sequence MRREQEFIDGLYVRVDALRGDTEAGVTDALAQGNTPMQARLERDILVAERSGLLAALNAVDGSLCFGRVDLTSGTSHHIGRIGLRTDDAERTPILIDWRADVARPFYLATGHTPMGLRRRRHITTSGRTVTALHDEILDLGDETRTGHEDPTGDAVLLAALNSARTGRMSDIVQTIQAEQDEIIRAPHRGVLVVEGGPGTGKTAVALHRAAYLLYEHRELLAKRAVLIVGPNPAFLGYIGEVLPSLGETGVLLATVGELFPGVNATASDTRAAAAVKGRADMADVLADVVRDWQALPDPVIAIEHDREILMLDDGLVKVARERTREAGLPHNVAREHFEGHILNTLTDMVAERIGTDPYDGTNLLDPSDVTQIRDELAENPEVWAAIDQLWPRLTPQRLVADFLADPVGYLPDEDAAAIRRPVTRAWTVADVPLLDEAAELLGVDERVARARAEHERETQVAYAQGVLDVSYASRTYEFEDKEDGDPDGSEVLSAHDIIDAERFAERQEEGDHRSAAERAAADRTWAFGHIIVDEAQELSPMAWRLLMRRSPTRSMTLVGDPAQTAEAAGVGSWQKVLQPYVEDRWEHTRLGVNYRTPAEIMELAAAVVRAEDPGFEPPSSVRSTGVRPWVRATDDLPGAVAEAVKELTPAEGRLAVIAPRHLHRRLAARLEGVTAGAAPDLTRTVVLLDPRQSKGLEFDSVLVVEPGLCGTSDLYVALTRATQRLGVLYTGRLPKALADAFA encoded by the coding sequence TTGCGGCGCGAGCAGGAATTCATCGACGGCCTGTACGTGCGCGTGGACGCCCTGCGTGGGGACACCGAGGCCGGCGTGACGGACGCACTCGCGCAGGGCAACACGCCCATGCAGGCCCGGTTGGAGCGGGACATCCTGGTCGCCGAGCGATCGGGACTGCTCGCCGCGCTGAACGCGGTCGACGGCTCGCTCTGCTTCGGGCGTGTCGACCTCACCTCGGGCACGAGCCACCACATCGGCCGCATCGGCCTGCGCACCGACGACGCCGAGCGCACACCGATCCTGATCGACTGGCGTGCCGACGTCGCCCGCCCGTTCTACCTGGCCACCGGACACACCCCGATGGGCCTGCGCCGGCGCCGGCACATCACCACCAGCGGCCGTACGGTGACCGCGCTGCACGACGAGATCCTCGACCTCGGCGACGAGACCCGCACCGGTCACGAGGACCCGACCGGCGACGCCGTCCTGCTCGCCGCGCTCAACTCCGCGCGCACCGGCCGCATGAGCGACATCGTGCAGACCATCCAGGCCGAGCAGGACGAGATCATCCGGGCACCGCACCGCGGCGTGCTGGTGGTCGAGGGCGGTCCGGGCACCGGCAAGACCGCCGTCGCCCTGCACCGGGCGGCGTATCTCCTGTACGAACACCGGGAGTTGCTGGCCAAGCGGGCCGTCCTCATCGTCGGCCCCAACCCCGCCTTCCTCGGCTACATCGGCGAGGTGCTGCCCTCGCTCGGTGAGACGGGTGTCCTCCTCGCGACGGTCGGGGAACTGTTCCCCGGTGTGAACGCGACGGCGAGCGACACCCGCGCGGCGGCCGCGGTGAAGGGACGCGCCGACATGGCGGACGTCCTGGCCGACGTCGTACGCGACTGGCAGGCGCTGCCCGACCCGGTGATCGCGATCGAGCACGACCGCGAGATCCTGATGCTCGACGACGGCCTGGTGAAGGTGGCGCGCGAGCGCACCCGCGAGGCCGGGCTGCCGCACAACGTGGCCCGTGAGCACTTCGAGGGCCACATCCTCAACACGCTCACCGACATGGTCGCCGAGCGCATCGGCACGGACCCCTACGACGGTACGAACCTGCTGGACCCGAGCGACGTCACACAGATCCGCGACGAACTCGCCGAGAACCCCGAGGTGTGGGCCGCCATCGACCAGTTGTGGCCGCGCCTGACCCCGCAGCGCCTGGTCGCGGACTTCCTCGCCGACCCCGTCGGCTACCTCCCCGACGAGGACGCGGCCGCCATCCGCCGCCCGGTGACCCGGGCGTGGACCGTGGCGGACGTACCGCTGCTGGACGAGGCGGCCGAACTGCTCGGCGTGGACGAACGGGTGGCGCGGGCGAGGGCCGAGCACGAGCGGGAGACGCAGGTGGCCTATGCCCAGGGCGTCCTCGACGTCTCGTACGCCTCCCGCACCTACGAGTTCGAGGACAAGGAGGACGGCGATCCCGACGGCTCCGAGGTCCTGTCCGCGCACGACATCATCGACGCCGAGCGGTTCGCCGAACGGCAGGAGGAGGGCGACCACCGCAGCGCCGCCGAACGCGCCGCGGCCGACCGGACCTGGGCGTTCGGGCACATCATCGTCGACGAGGCGCAGGAGCTGTCGCCGATGGCGTGGCGGCTGCTGATGCGGCGCAGCCCGACCCGCTCGATGACCCTGGTCGGCGACCCGGCGCAGACCGCGGAGGCGGCGGGCGTCGGCTCCTGGCAGAAGGTCCTGCAGCCTTACGTCGAGGACCGCTGGGAGCACACCCGCCTGGGTGTCAACTACCGCACACCCGCCGAGATCATGGAACTCGCGGCAGCCGTCGTGCGCGCCGAGGACCCCGGCTTCGAGCCCCCGAGTTCGGTGCGGTCGACGGGCGTACGGCCGTGGGTGCGCGCGACCGACGACCTGCCCGGCGCCGTGGCCGAGGCAGTGAAGGAGCTGACCCCCGCCGAGGGCCGGCTCGCGGTCATCGCCCCGCGCCATCTGCACCGCAGGCTGGCGGCACGGCTGGAGGGGGTGACGGCGGGCGCCGCGCCCGACCTGACGCGGACCGTCGTACTCCTCGACCCCCGGCAGTCGAAGGGGCTGGAGTTCGACTCCGTGCTCGTCGTCGAGCCGGGGCTGTGCGGCACGAGCGATCTGTATGTGGCGCTGACGCGGGCCACGCAGCGGCTGGGCGTGCTGTACACCGGCCGGCTGCCGAAGGCGCTGGCCGACGCCTTTGCGTAG
- a CDS encoding thioredoxin family protein has protein sequence MAEVTDADFAAEVIGAELPVLVEFTADWCPPCRQMGPVLTALAAEEGERLKVVQLDVDTNPETTNAYKVLSMPTFMVFRNGEPVKAMVGARPKRRLLEELADVL, from the coding sequence GTGGCCGAGGTGACGGACGCGGACTTCGCGGCGGAGGTGATCGGGGCGGAGCTGCCGGTTCTGGTGGAGTTCACCGCGGACTGGTGCCCGCCGTGCCGGCAGATGGGGCCGGTGCTTACGGCCCTCGCGGCCGAGGAGGGCGAGCGGCTCAAGGTGGTCCAGCTGGACGTGGACACCAACCCTGAGACGACGAACGCGTACAAGGTGCTGTCGATGCCCACCTTCATGGTGTTCCGCAACGGGGAGCCCGTGAAGGCGATGGTGGGGGCCCGACCCAAGCGGCGGCTGCTGGAGGAGCTGGCTGACGTGCTGTAA
- a CDS encoding MerR family transcriptional regulator — translation MRIGELAARAGTTTRTLRYYESRGLLPARRDDNGYRSYDERDLRLLEQIRTLQDFGFDLEETRPFVECLRAGHPEGDSCPASLAVYRRKLDELDALIGELQAVRATVGAQLARAERARDELAAEAEAPGGPEPVCELGGTFR, via the coding sequence ATGCGAATCGGCGAGCTGGCCGCACGGGCCGGGACCACGACGCGGACTCTGCGGTACTACGAGTCGCGGGGACTGCTGCCCGCGCGGCGGGACGACAACGGGTACCGGTCGTACGACGAGCGCGACCTGCGGCTGCTGGAGCAGATCAGGACGTTGCAGGACTTCGGGTTCGACCTGGAGGAGACCCGGCCCTTCGTGGAGTGTCTGCGGGCGGGGCACCCGGAGGGCGACTCGTGCCCCGCGTCGCTCGCGGTCTACCGGCGCAAGCTGGACGAACTGGACGCGCTGATCGGCGAGTTGCAGGCCGTGCGGGCCACGGTCGGCGCGCAGCTGGCGCGGGCCGAGCGGGCGCGGGACGAACTGGCCGCCGAGGCGGAGGCTCCGGGTGGTCCGGAGCCGGTGTGCGAGCTGGGAGGGACCTTCAGGTGA
- a CDS encoding maleylpyruvate isomerase family mycothiol-dependent enzyme, with protein sequence MGVALDTDELWQIVDRERASLADLLEGLSPGEWDTPTRCGDWRVRDVAAHLTMGARFTYRRVLREFVRARGNLDRMIHDASVREGQAPVEEIVANLRSIVGCRRMAPVTTPRESLLDVLVHGQDIALALGRTREMRPEAARDAADRVWTMRMPPRPWPLPHVRLVATDIEWSRGQGEDVRGPIAALLLLLTGREEAAREWFERAGAREAEEPPRSTAQCRPGCEPLMARRTTAHG encoded by the coding sequence ATGGGTGTGGCGTTGGACACGGACGAGCTCTGGCAGATCGTCGACCGTGAGCGGGCGAGTCTGGCCGACCTTCTGGAGGGGCTGAGCCCGGGGGAGTGGGATACGCCGACGCGGTGCGGCGACTGGCGGGTGAGGGACGTCGCGGCGCATCTGACGATGGGGGCGCGCTTCACGTACCGCCGGGTGCTGCGCGAGTTCGTCAGGGCACGCGGCAACCTCGACCGGATGATCCACGACGCCTCGGTCCGCGAGGGGCAGGCGCCGGTCGAGGAGATCGTCGCCAACCTGCGCTCCATCGTCGGCTGCCGCCGCATGGCACCGGTCACCACGCCCCGCGAGTCGCTGCTCGACGTCCTGGTCCACGGCCAGGACATCGCCCTCGCGCTCGGCCGTACGCGTGAGATGCGCCCCGAGGCCGCCCGCGACGCCGCCGACCGGGTGTGGACCATGCGCATGCCGCCGCGGCCCTGGCCCCTGCCGCACGTCCGGCTCGTCGCCACCGACATCGAGTGGTCGCGCGGGCAGGGGGAGGATGTCCGCGGCCCGATCGCGGCCCTGCTCCTGCTGCTCACCGGGCGTGAGGAAGCGGCCCGTGAGTGGTTCGAGCGGGCAGGCGCGCGCGAGGCCGAGGAGCCGCCGCGGTCGACGGCACAGTGCCGGCCGGGGTGCGAACCGCTCATGGCCCGCCGGACCACCGCGCACGGGTAG